aattagttgaccaaaagtttgtgggttcatttctgggctctctattctgttccattggtctatatgtctgtttttgtaccaataccatgctgtcttgatgactgtagctctatagtattgtctgaagtctgggagagttattcctccagcctctttctttctcttcagtaatgctttggcaattctaggtctttgatggttccatataaattttattgtgatttgttctagttctgtgaaatatgtcctgggtaatttgatagggattgcattaaatctgtagattgccttgggtagtgtgaccattttaacaatattgattcttccaatccaagagcatggaatatctttccattttttaaagtcttctttaatttccttcatcaatggtttatagttttctgtgtataattctttcacctccttggttagatttattcctaggtattttattactttgggtgctattttaaaggggattgcttctttactttctttttctgttgattcatcattagtgtaaagaaatgcaactgatttttgaatgttaatcttgtaacctgctaccttgctgaattctttcgatcagctctagtagtttctgtgtggaccttttagggttttctatatatagtaacatgtcgttggcatatagtgacacttttaccttcTTCTtctccaatttggatcccttttatttctctctcttgcctgattgctgtggctaggaattccaagactatgttgaataggagtggtgatagtgggcatccttgtcttgtcccagattttagtgggaagctttagagtttttcactgttgagtattatgctggctataggtttgtcatatatagcttttattatgttgagatatgttccctctatagcCACTTTGGTGAgtgttttttatcataaatggatgttgaattttatcaaatgctttttctgcatctattgagatgatcatgtggtttttgtcctttctcttgttgatgtgatgtattacattgattgatttgcatatgttgaaccacccttgtgtccctgggatgaaccccacttggggttccacttggtcatgatgtataaacttttttatgtgttgttggattctatttgctaatattttggtgaggattttggcgtctatgttcatcagtgatattggcctataattctcttttttggtagtgtctttgcctggttttggtatcagggtgatggtggcttcatagaatgagtttgggagtactccctccttttcaatcttcaggaagagtttgagaaggactggtatgagttcttctttgtatgtttggtagaattccccagtgaagccgtccggtcctggacttttatttgtagggaggtttcaAATTGGACTTCTTGACAGTAGGAGGGACTGATTTTTAACAGATCTGATGTGAACGTGTGTTCTGGATGTATCCTGACCctgcctttatttaaaatgtatttttcagggggcagggtacagctcagtggtagagtgcatgctaagcatgcaggaggccctgggatCAATTCcaagtactgccattaaaaataaataaataaataaaattaattttgtttatcatgaatttttgcattaattttgattaaaagcattgcgttaaaatatttttaattttgattactgagtttttagCCCTTCCTTAAATTTTATGCCAGAGGCTAACATGCCTTATGCTAAGTGCCACCCTGGTAAGTGAGTTTAGACATACGTGTTAATGGAATGAATGCTTGAATGCACAGTTACAACTTGTATATTCAGACAATATTACGTTTGTGATTTCGTTTCACTCATCTCAGTCTCTTCAATATGTTTGGGTCATGAAATGGAGTCTGGCAATATTTATTGCGGACTCGGTTTTAGGCTTGTAAATAATTGTCTGGGATGGGGAAACTCAATACGATTAATGTGCAGTTGCTGAACAGTTTCAATATACTCATTGTAATTTTGTAAAACTTTTGATTTAGGGGTTTAGGGTCCTTTAAGCATCTTGTGGTGAAACATGGAGTCGATGAATACAACCACCCTATCCAACGCTTCGAATAGAGACCCAGGCCACTGTGATGCGCACTGCCGGACAATTCTGATAACCGTCTATGGCGTGGTTTTGCTGGGAGGCACCGCTGGAGCTGTTACAATGTCATGCATGATGTTCAAAAGGAATAGCCAATCCATGGTTGCCGTGATCGTTCTCAACATCCTAGTGCTGCACTCGATCCTCCTGGTCAGCCTGCCCTTCCGCCTCAGCTATTACGTCTTAGTTGTCTGGGAGTTTGGAACCTTTACCTGCCGATTGGTTAGCAGCATAATATATGGTCATATGTACCtcacgtttgttttctatgtggcCATCATCATACTCCGAttgctcatctattttaaaaaactccaaATGCAGCAGCTCCAAAAGTACCACGCGGTGGTTTTAAGCATTATTATTTGGATGGTGGGTAGCGTcatttttttgctcattttttttttacagtatggCATCGACCCAAGTTACTCAGAACAGCAACGATGCTTTGAGTTCTACAAAGACCTCAGTCGCAGGGAATTCATTACCTTGAACTACTCCATGATTGTCATTTTGATGACAACGGTTGTGACCCTCTTTCTGATACAGACGGGTGTCATCCTTCAGCTGGCAAAGGCTCTTTGGCCTGACCTGTGGGCCCACCAAGAGTACAGAGCTCAAATCAAGAGCTTCTTCTTCCTCCTAGTAATAGTTGTCTGTTTTGTACCCCATCACGCCTTCCGGGTACACTTCATTCAAAATTATTCACAGAGAGAAAAGTCTGAGTTAATTCTCTACAATGAAATTTTTGTTGCTTTAACTACTGTCTGTTGCCTAGATATGCTGTGTTTCGTAGGTGGAATTATCCATTAAATATTCCCATGCCACTTGCTTTGTGGTCAGTTTCCCACCGTTGTGATAAAAAAGTTTCAACTGAATGGGTGCTTCCATGacgtcaacattttaaaaatcctctgcTCTTACTCACCACCAGAATTGTTACCAGGAAAAGGTCGTGAAGAAtgatttttcctcccttctcagaAAACTGTTGTCAGTTCTTCATTAACATAGAATATGCTCTATCATCCTAGCTCTGCACAAGTTGACCCCAACCATCCAGACTCAACTCCTACCTCTTTCTTCATGAGATGTTTTCACCGCTAAGCACAGCTACTGGCTTTCCCCGTGCACTCTCCAGCCTGCCCTCTTCTCTGCATTTACTCTCACTGAGCATCCTAGAATGTTCTTTCTCTCTACTTCTAAAGTATCTATTCTTCAAGGTCCAGAGAACCTGACGATAAGGACTCTACAGAAGCCTTAGCTTATTCAACTTATGCTCAGCTTGAGACAGCTGCATCTTGAACAGCACTGATAGCCAGTAGAGCTACGGCTGCAGTATTTGGAGGAAAGGATTAGCTCAGATGGTCAAGAGACTTAGAGGAAGACCTTTCAGGATTGATAGGGCATTGATGTGGTTTGATTCTGAATAAGACATACTAGTTCCTCAGGAAGCCGAGGTTACCTCCTAGACCTACCTTCCCAGACATGGATCcaagaagcaggaaaagaagTAGGAAAAGTTTGAAGCCAGCTGGACTTAGTCTAAGTGTGCTGGCAGACAGACTGTATTAGAGCCCATGGCTTTGAGCTTGTTCAAGACACCCTATTGACCAAGTAGTGTTATTACATAATTAAATCAACACTGGTATCAGCTAAAGTCAATAAAAACACCAACATAACCAACTCAGATTCCACTTATCAGATATAGAAACTGACATGCCCTTATGCTTTGCTTATAATAATGCTATACCTTCGAGACTGAATTTAATGAATCAAATAACCCAATAATGCCCTTACTGGGTAAGAAGGCAACAGTTTATGCAAAGGAGTTTTTGAGTCATCTGGAGAACTGGATCCAAAAATGCTTAGTAACTATGGAGTCTTGGGTGAGGTATTTATCATCTCTGAGCCATGGTTTCCTGTGTCACAGGGTTTGGTAAAGCTGAAACAAGATAACTGCTTGTGTAAAATAGTGGCATCACGCCTGGCATGTGGTATTTAGGAAAATATTACTTCTTTCCCTAATTCAGTGACATCTTTTTGcaagaaaatttaaatgcagGTCCAAAATGTTAATCCATATAGAATTATAGaccatatattttatatctatatattttagaGGCTTGAATGTTATTGATCAATATTAATCTCATGCTTAATGTCATTATTAAATCTATAACCAAATGGATAATTATTCCTCTTTTTGCCTGTAAGAACTTGCCATTATTATTGTTATGGTAATTATTAATTATACTCCAAAATACTACAGTAGAAACACTAAATCCTGCTGTCATAGAACAAGATAACTAGCAGTGTACCTAAATTACATGTAATCACTTTTTAGTGGGGTTTGGTATGTCTTAAGTAATAGTCACCTCAAGATGAATTATGATTCATTATAATCAGGATACAGTCAGTACTCAACTTACTAATGCATTGGGTTCTATGAGTTTGCTCACCATAAGCTGGAGACTGTACTAagcattttatctattttaaatcatTGAATCCACACAGAAGTCATTAAATAGACTCTGTTATTAGCTCCAGTAACAACTACAGAGAGCTTAGAaaacttgcctaaggtcagaAAGACTACCCCTATCTAATATTGCTTCATGGGGATTTCATAGAAAATGTGTATCTGTTAGGGCAAGGGTtgtgggggaggagaagagattAGCTAGAAAAAGCCTTAAtgtgataattttatttattcacaaatTACTGACCACACAAAGCAAGGTCGATCCTACATGCCATTTCTCAAACCCAACACTATTGTACACAAGGGCTTTTGCCTGATGACGTTTTTCCTGGGGATTCACCAATTCTGTGCATCATAAACTCCTAATTTAATTGTTAATAGTGGTAATGAAtcttctcttatttatttaaaaaattttttttggcgaggaaggtaattaggtttacttatttgttttatttttagaggaggtagtggggattgaacctaggaccttgtatatgctaagcctgcactctaccacttgagctataacatCCCCCATaagtcttctctttccttcttgccaCCCTAAAACCCCTGAGCTCATGATCTTCCCTCCAGGTCTGAACCTCCTTTCACACCCCGCATTCATGTGAAAAGCATCATTCACTCACCCAAACTCCAAACttgagttttctttaatttttcccacTTGCTCCCCCTACAAAGAGTTACTCCCTGAGTCCCATTGATACAAACCCCCAAATATCACGAGAGTCTGTCTCTTTCACTGTGTACCTCTGGTCTCTGCCTTCATTTAGGTCTTCAGCCCAGCTCTTCTGTGTTGCTGCAATAGATCTCAATTTGTTATCTCCTGTTTCACCTCCCCAACCACATGTGCTTCAATTGCCAGACTGATGGTTACAGTGGTTTTCCCAgaactgaaacatttttatgtcaACCATCTATTGTAAATCCTTCCACTTTAAACTTTGAGAAGCTTCACACTGTTTTCACATAGAGCCCACACAGAGCTTGTGGGACTTCCTGTGCTCCAGTCACAGTTGACCTTTCCAGACAACGCAACTCCCCACAGATCTTTCATTTCAGACAGAGCATCACGTTCATAGTTCCCTCTCTATGTTAGACTCTTTCGTCCCCTACGGCTTGGCACATCCTGTTTTCTCCACCTTGAAGTCACCTTTCTCCCTTGTCCTCCCTTCATTCCCATCTGCCTCACTCTGCCCCCTGCTTAGCTCTACTTTACCTTTGGCTCTTGCCTCCAATCCTTTACAGAGAGCGGTGGGAGTGATTAATTACTCTTATTTGTCTTTTGCAAATGCTCATGTGCCAGATCTCATGGTGCCCCTTCCCTGTCTGCAGACTGAGTTAAGAACCTCCTCTTTAACCAGTTCCCCTGTAATCCTATGTATAGCTCTATGCCAGCACCTAGCATGCTAAGACACAGTGCTAGAGTGAGAGAGAGCACATATAAGATACTAAAGGATATTTCTGTCTCTTCAGGGGTTAAAATATTATGTGTTTTCATTAGTCTCAAAGCCTTAATTTTGTATTAAGAGAgtcttaatataaaatataaaagagagtCTTATTATTTGGATGACATTTAACTTGGAATTCAGAATCTGGAATTTTTGACCTAAAGGAGAtagggaaaatgaacaaaaatttgcATAAATTTCTCCTAGATCAACTAGTTTGTTTCTATCTCTAGCTAAAGTGATGAACTTAAAGTAAATCCCAAaactatttattttctccctaattACCTGGACCagattgatttaaaaataggAGATTTGTGTATCCTCATTAAGGAGTCTATAAATGTGGCAAGAATATCTGCTGTTTCCGAATGCACTAATTTGCCAATGAATTTTTGAGCGTTTATGTGTAAGTGGCGATGCTAGGTCCCAGGGAGAACCACGAGAGGAAGTgagtaaagtgaaaataattaggTCAGCAACCTAGTTCCTCCCCTCTGGGTTTTCACATATATTTAGAGATTCAGAGAACCTACTGGTGAAACAGTGAGGTGCTGATAAACCCATGACTCAAGGAAGAAATTGAGAATTATAGATAGCGCTACTtgagggcaaagaaaaaaaaaaaaagaaaagagaaaaaaaggcaggtCAGTGTAGGAATGAGCACCTTCCAAGAAACTTGAAAGATAAAGTCAAGTATATGCAAGAAGCAAACCAAACCACCAGGATGTTCAGGAGTAACACCTCTCACAGGCTATTTGGCATTTATAACTTAACGCTCTCGTATACTCACgtataatacattttcttctaaataacaTTTGCAGAGTACACTTGTCCTTGAAGTCAGCACTGGGAGGACCCAGATCAAAACCTTCTTGAGCTGACATTTGAAAGCCTCAACAGTCAAGCTTTTTGCCATGAGTAGGAATAATGCTTAAAAACCCACTTTCATCCATGTGTCTTGAACACTGGTAAATGTTTGTGCTCCTTTACAAACAGATTGAAACTTCTTTTTGTAGCAGTGATGTTTTCCCTTAAATAGCAAAAGCATCATGTGAAGACTCTGTCTGACATACGTGCATGAACATTTGTGGCACCTGCTAAATGCCTCCTGTAGGTGCTGCACAATAACTTCTTTTTGGGTTGACAAgagaaatgtcattaaaaaaagatttccagcTATTGCACATGGGTTGGGGCCCAGGAAGCAACTCTAGGATTAAGGGATACAATGGACCTTTGTAGACAGGATTCTCATTCCCACAGTGGACCAAATGGATGAACAGAATTACCTACAGGAGGATTTCTGAATAGGACCTTACTCTGTATCAAGGATGCATATATCAAGGGCATGTATTGTCCCTGCACTTCACCATCTGGTGCTTTAGAAGGAGTATTATATATTTTCCATAACTATTTTGTATTATATGTATTCCATATCTATTTCACCAGGGTTAGTTTGTCAGTAAATTGACTCTTGGGGTCAACCCAATAGGTGGCCTAGAGGAAGAGGCTCTTAAAGTGGAGAGCTGTGTACCTGTGCTGTTGCCAACATGAGCCCAAATGAATACTTACGTTCCCCAGAGGTTTACCAGATGGCTTTCTTGGGGAACCTATGAGAAAAATGGGGATTGAAACACTAACATTTGTGAAATGGACTCCAGGTGACTAACTGTTAGCCTAAAATCAAGGAATAGTTTTGCATGTTGGAAAAAACAAACTGAATGGGGCGGTGCATGGTGGGAGGTGTGTTCCCAGGCTGCTCAGAATCAGAACGAATACCAGCAGGGAATGTCAGCAGTTATagttgtatttgtctttctcgggcaaatcagagaaataagaagtTTGTAAGAAAGACGCCACCTTGGAAGAACAGAGTGACCCATGTGAAACTCGCTAAAAGCCGAGAATTAAACTGGAAGTTATGCACACAAATTGGACCCCATGTATAGATCTTACTATAGAATCCACCCCAACAAAAGTGCACACAAAATAATTCCCAGGGCAAGCCAGCCACTGACTCTATCTATAAGGACAGAACAGGTCTCACACTGAGAAGGGGTGAAGAGGAAGAAGTCATCCTGGGGCAATGAGGAAAGTAAGTTAGACCACCAGAGACATAGCAGCCAGGATGACTCTGAAGCACCATCTCTTGAAAATTCTCTACtacaggaaattaaagaaaacttgaggaaagtttgatttttaagaaaacttaagaATCATAAAGCCATAGGGGAGGCAGTAATCACAGGGGAGACTTGGCTGTGATGACAAGTCAGCAGGTTAATATCCAGCCAACATGGTTGACTGAGCTGGTGCCAGAAAGACGTCCAGCCTAGGTCTAACATgtgaaaatactgaataaaataactcaaatattttaaaattttttctacaatttttaatttagctGAAAACTAAGAGAATGAAATATCTAGGACAGAGAAGGcaaagaggaaattgaggttgTTGGGGTGAGCTGACTGAACCAGAAAGAATTCACTAGGGTGTTAGGATGGAGAACAAGCCTTAACAGATGGGGCTGGAATTCTGACATCTACTTCCCCATATGTCCACACACTAAGGAGTTGAGAGTCCAGAATTCATCATTAGCTGCAATTACTTGTACTCTGCTGGAAATCAAGGTGGGCtgtcctgcttcttttttttccccctcctcctcctttcccctttggtaaccataagtttgttttctgtctgtgggtctctttgtttggtaaataagttcatttgtgtcattttttttttagattccacatacaagtgatatcatatgatatttgtctttctctatctgactcacttcacttagtatgatcatctctaattccttccatgttgctgcaaatggcattatttcattctttttaatggcagagtCGTAGTCCATTCCATTCCACATcttcttattcattcatctgtcaatggacagttaggttgtttccatgtcttggctattgtaaatagtgcttctatgaacattggggtgcatgtatcttttcaaattggagttttctccagatatacgcccaggagtgggattgctggatcatacggtaagtctagtattagttttttaaggactctccatattgttttccataatggctgcaccaaactacatcagtgcagtgtaggagggttcccttttcttcacaccctctccagcattttttttttttgatggactttttaatgatggccattctgattggtgtaagttttgatttgcatttctctattaattagcgatgttgagcaccttttcatgtgcctgttggccatctggatgtcttcattggagaaatgtctatttagatcttctgtccattttgattgggattttgttgttgttgaattgtatgagctgtttgtatattctggaagtcaAGCCCTTGTTACCtgcattattttctaatatttctctGAGGGCTGTCCTGTTTCTGAAATGGAACTATAAACATTTCCTTCCAACTGGTTTAGTAATAGGAGCAAAGATGCTTGCCAGCCATGGGAATTCTCCATGGATAAAAAGTCACTGATGAGAAATTCAGGTCCCAAAATTGTGCTAGTCATAGATAAGGATTTGGATTTTCAGCTAAGGGAAGTAGGAAATCTAAGCTGAGAAGTTACAACTCGTCTGGTACTCTAAACACTGACTGGGGGCAGGCAAAGACACATGGGGCATCATTGTGTAGGCATGTTTCCATTATCGGGTCAAAGGGGTTCATACTAAAAGCAATCCCTGCTAGAAATTAGCTCACAGAAAAAGTCACAAacacccaaaacaaacaaaacactacTCCCAAAATAAAACCCCCAAACACCATGAAAGATAGTCACCTGACCCAATACATCAGGTTGACTTGTATCctaggaagaagagaaaacagagcaagCTGGAAAAGATGTTAAAAGAATTCATTTGGCATGAAAAGgagagtttgttttttaaagttactcTAAAAATTCCGATATAAATTCTACAAATgacataatgaaataaatacacacacacacagacacacatcaaGATTTTACTAGACAAAGAAAGATGGTCCAGAGCAACGGCCCCAGATCGGAGAAGAGCAAGGAGAGGACAGCGAAACGAACGCAGTGGTGAGACTCAGGATTGAATCCTGGATCGGAAGAAGGACATTCTTGGAAAAGGATGAAAGATTTGTGTGAGGCCTATAGTGCAGTTAACGCTGTACCAACATTAGCTTCCCGGTTTCGGTAAGTGTACTACGGCTaggagaatttggagagactGACTGGAGCTGGACTTGAGAGAGTCCTCCGCTCCAACCGGAGGCGCATGCTATTCATACTGTAAATCGTGACCAGCCCGTGGAACGCGGCAGGCGCAGCCGCCGATGGCACCTGCACTGAGCAGGTGCACCTTGGAGGCGGACGGTAGCTGCTGGGGGCACCCGGAGGCGAGGAGGCGGCAAGAGGCGGACGAACTTCGGGGCCAAGTGCTCTCCTAACCGCTGCCCGGGTCTGCGCGCTGGGGTTGTGGCCCTCGAGCTGGGAGGACGGGGCTCGCGGGCAGCCAAACGGCTGGCAGGAAACGTTGGCTTCCTGGTTCTAAAGCCGGACCAGCGCAGGCAGAGGCACAGCGGGAACCTGGCCCCCTCGCCCCAGACCTGCTCGCGCCCGGGGTACTTGGGCTTGGCTGAACTCTTCCCGCAAAAACACAGGCCTCTCGGTAAGGAAGCAGATTTAGATCTTGGGGGGTTGTGAGTTCTTTAAATGGCCCAATCTAGCAACTGTAGGAGGGTCTGTGATGTGTAAGGCATGTCAGAGAATCTCACACCCTTTGCTGGGTGTAGTCTTGCTATTTGTGGTCACTCTGTTTCGCACTGGTGTCCGCGgtcacacacacagtcagacCCACGTCTAAACGTCCCTGACACCAGCGAATAGGGCGTTTGGGCCTCACTGATTTAACACCGGCGGAAAGTTTACGTTGTGCTCCAGAATGCACTGGTGgccttgctttaaaaattaaaccttgGAGAGGGACCCAAGAAAGATCCACGAACATGTGGTAGACAGTGAACATGTGTGCACACGGAAACAGAGTGAATGCTCCGTAATacttcaggaaaacaaaatattttttaggaaATGTGACTcctaactttctttctttttttttttaagaagctaaTGCTTTACTGGGGGTTCAGTCACAGGAAATCTAGGGTGAAGGACAGTGGGTGCCTTACAGAGCTGGCCATAGCTTTGCAAAATATACAACTACTTACTGTCTtgcagaacatttaaaattttttcatacaGTTTTTTCAAGATTACTTGCCATTtacagttatttcaaaatgttggCGATTGGCTACattctccatgttgtacaatacatcgcTGAGCCTGtgttacacccagtagtttgtacccctcactcccccacccctgtactgctcaccaccccacccctgaaccaccagtttgttctccaTACCTGTGAGTTTGCTTATTTCATGTCTTACTTTGCTTCCGAATTACTGGGAGAGTGAGATAGTGTGGCTACTGCAAGCATTGCAAGAGAGGGACATTatttaagtttccttttaaatgtattctatttttcttcccttttgtcaCGTGATAGTGGCTGAATGGCAAGCAAAAAGCGAGAAATCCAGCTACAGGTGGGCATGACATACCGACAGGTCTTGACTTGGTGCGTTGGCCCTGAAGGCCTTTGACAGAGCCCTCCTTTTTGCAGGCGGTCATCAATAATCAGAGCCTGTGGGATGAGATGTTGCAGAACAAAGGCCTAACAGGTACGGGGACTCCAGTTGTCTGCTGTCTGGAGCTGAGCCCGGGGCACCTTGTGGCACCCCAACACCGAGCACTACTCCCCATTTCCCAGGGTCAAAACCTGCTCCATCTTTACCCTGCTCCTGCCACAGGGCTGGGATAAGCTGCTATCATTCTAGGCTCTATGATTGTGTTCTTtcataaatattctcattttctagTGATTGATGTTTACCAAGCCTGGTGTGGACCTTGCAAAGCAAtgcagactttattcagaaaattgaaaaatgaagtgAACGAAGatgaaattctgcattttgctGTAGTAAGGATTTCATTCCCAGTAGACTATTACTTTCTTGTTACTTTCAGGGTTGAAGTATTCTCTTTAAGGACTGTCTTAATTTAAGCGACCTGTCAACTCATCAAAATGGACAGTATTTACTCAGcaattttactatatatttaattcttctgGATCTGagaatgaatgtgatttttatcctatTCCTATAATGCTGCGGTTGTTTACCATGGTTGTGAACATTAGAAAAACATAAAGATGGGTATCTGTCTATTGccatgtttcttttcacttgatcGTATGGTGTGTGCTCAGAATAAGGGCTGCAAATCCCATTTACTGGGTAGCATTGGATAAGactctgggcatttatccagttAACAATTTTAAATCGGTAGCGATTTCCCCCTCCCTTATCTGCCTCCCATATGTGacagtgaattaaaatataacaGCCAAACTCATCAATTTATCTACATCAAATTATTAACTGCTTAGAGCTAATATTAGCTTAGAGCTAATATCAACTGCTTCTTGTCTCATATGGTACCCACTGGGCATAAgtggcttttgagcacttgaaatacaGCTAGTGTCATTGAGgagttgaatttttaattttaattaatttaaatttatatttaaaaagctacTCAATTCAGTTATTGTAAAACAACTGAACTGAGCAACTTAGGTATGTGAATCTACCTTTTTGactgtaaattttattaaatctagtTAAAGGTCAGttatttatgattaaaatttaGCCCACAAATTGAGATGTACCCTAAGTATAAAACACACactagattttgaagacttattgtgaaaaagagaatgtgaaatagctctttaataatttttgcatggattacatgttaaaatgatcatTTGGGGATGTACtggattaagtaaaatatattattagattatattcactttttttttgtagtttaaaaatgtGACTGTTAGGGAATTTAAAAGTGTATATGTGATCACATTCTATCTATTGGACAGAAACACATCCAGACCAGCTGGACCTAAGATGCAGAAGCAGATAACTCATGTGTTACTTATTCATAAAACTCACAATCCCCGATGCAAACATGAAACCTCAAGCCACTGTATGTTCTCAT
The Camelus ferus isolate YT-003-E chromosome 7, BCGSAC_Cfer_1.0, whole genome shotgun sequence genome window above contains:
- the LOC102507451 gene encoding probable G-protein coupled receptor 141, which gives rise to MESMNTTTLSNASNRDPGHCDAHCRTILITVYGVVLLGGTAGAVTMSCMMFKRNSQSMVAVIVLNILVLHSILLVSLPFRLSYYVLVVWEFGTFTCRLVSSIIYGHMYLTFVFYVAIIILRLLIYFKKLQMQQLQKYHAVVLSIIIWMVGSVIFLLIFFLQYGIDPSYSEQQRCFEFYKDLSRREFITLNYSMIVILMTTVVTLFLIQTGVILQLAKALWPDLWAHQEYRAQIKSFFFLLVIVVCFVPHHAFRVHFIQNYSQREKSELILYNEIFVALTTVCCLDMLCFVGGIIH